In a single window of the Candidatus Dependentiae bacterium genome:
- a CDS encoding putative sugar O-methyltransferase — translation MKLLTLLLSCTLLLSCSTQTFTAVANTSFQWFTMQQEYTKLTNALNSRSKDIEQTYYHPHWAQAKESIRKFLLGSVNNQFSKNYDLSNNMIRQGFNQTQAYEVSFLKHCISERTRTLLNSYKDIDFIGTSFECNDFNCSTSTLGHLFYVAKVLEKCPAEDISTIVEIGGGYGNLARIFKSIIPQATIIMVDLPELIALQAFFLRSTLPTVKVLLHTQAPAHYEVGAIHLLPVHEIKNITVDSDVFVSTFALSESTEALQEIVAEKKFFDANVCYISGQLQGWGKHNFINQSLVHNAMRESYDKVDCQPFHLFTNGFEAYEIIGTNN, via the coding sequence ATGAAGCTACTTACTCTATTATTATCATGCACATTACTACTCTCATGCAGCACTCAAACATTTACCGCTGTTGCTAATACATCATTCCAATGGTTTACTATGCAACAAGAATATACAAAATTGACCAATGCACTTAATAGTCGCTCCAAAGATATAGAACAAACGTACTACCATCCTCATTGGGCACAAGCAAAAGAAAGTATACGGAAATTTTTATTGGGATCAGTAAATAATCAATTTAGTAAAAATTATGATTTATCGAATAATATGATTCGCCAAGGATTTAACCAAACACAAGCATACGAAGTTTCTTTTTTAAAGCATTGCATCAGCGAACGTACCAGAACATTGCTCAATAGTTATAAAGATATTGATTTTATAGGGACCTCTTTTGAATGTAATGATTTCAATTGCTCAACAAGTACTTTAGGGCATTTATTTTATGTCGCCAAAGTACTTGAAAAATGTCCAGCTGAAGACATCTCAACCATTGTGGAGATTGGTGGTGGCTACGGTAACTTAGCTCGTATTTTTAAAAGTATTATACCTCAAGCTACTATAATCATGGTTGATTTGCCTGAATTAATAGCATTACAAGCATTTTTCTTACGCTCTACATTACCAACAGTCAAAGTATTACTGCATACTCAAGCACCCGCGCACTATGAAGTTGGTGCAATCCATCTATTGCCAGTTCATGAAATCAAAAATATTACTGTCGATTCCGATGTATTTGTTTCAACCTTCGCTTTATCCGAATCAACCGAAGCACTACAAGAAATTGTTGCTGAGAAAAAATTCTTCGATGCCAATGTTTGTTATATTTCTGGACAACTACAAGGCTGGGGTAAACATAATTTTATTAATCAGTCACTAGTTCATAATGCCATGAGAGAATCGTATGACAAAGTTGATTGCCAACCATTCCATTTATTTACCAATGGTTTTGAAGCTTATGAGATCATAGGAACTAATAATTAA
- a CDS encoding glycosyltransferase has translation MKRLLLSYLLLSTITVHALEIEPGIFIPPHIYVHAEQPLDNAKRYASLPYITGDTFRSMAQFFVDELRLPINPLDINNGDIVFVKTDLLDYFFTELHPHIKSDYIIISHNSDDSAPGNYAHMLDDNKIIAWFGQNPDTVDHPKFFPIPIGLANPHWPTGNTTVFDLLIPHAKNIEKNTLLYLNILPTHPERQGVAQLFSDKSFCYKASRKALHDYVLELAQSNFILSPRGNGLDCHRTWEALLMGSYPVVRTSPLDSIYQDLPVVIVNDWQEVTQEFLNQKYEEMRLKTYNNEKIYFAYWFNKIKECQDNYLKKAKASHLPKNFNPDFHQAMKSKTYDVAFAHNDPFWKNAKTLYDNYIANFNLSGQPRIPKIIHQIWVGSPLPEKYKSLIETWKKNHPDWVHILWTDKALDALGLINKKQYDAATNMGEKSDIARYELLYRFGGLYVDTDFECLKSFDVFNHSCSFYTGLAPDKELVVYVALIGATPGHPILKKCVERISTIRSNCTHPDDILQNTGPYFLTRCIAECLDVTAHDTVLFPISYFYPWPNYSSQQKSRPEIESWIKPESYGIHHWHVSWAKW, from the coding sequence ATGAAGCGATTATTATTATCATACTTATTATTATCAACAATAACTGTTCATGCATTGGAAATTGAACCAGGTATTTTTATTCCTCCTCATATTTATGTGCATGCAGAGCAACCTCTTGATAATGCCAAAAGATATGCGAGTCTACCCTATATTACTGGCGACACTTTTCGCAGTATGGCACAATTTTTTGTTGATGAACTACGACTACCCATCAACCCTCTCGATATTAACAACGGCGACATTGTTTTTGTTAAAACAGACTTACTAGATTATTTTTTCACCGAACTTCATCCACATATTAAAAGTGATTACATCATTATTTCTCATAACAGCGATGATTCAGCGCCAGGCAATTACGCTCATATGCTTGACGACAATAAAATAATAGCCTGGTTTGGTCAAAACCCCGACACTGTAGATCATCCTAAATTCTTTCCTATTCCCATTGGCCTTGCAAATCCACATTGGCCAACCGGCAACACAACAGTGTTTGATCTGCTCATTCCACACGCTAAGAACATAGAAAAAAACACACTTTTGTATCTTAATATTTTACCAACGCACCCTGAACGCCAAGGAGTTGCGCAACTATTTTCCGACAAATCTTTTTGCTACAAAGCCTCTCGCAAAGCACTGCACGATTATGTATTGGAATTAGCTCAATCAAATTTTATACTCAGCCCTCGTGGCAACGGCCTCGATTGCCATAGAACATGGGAAGCTTTATTAATGGGTAGCTATCCCGTAGTGAGAACCTCTCCACTTGATAGTATCTATCAAGATCTTCCGGTTGTTATTGTCAATGACTGGCAAGAGGTTACCCAAGAATTTCTTAATCAGAAATACGAAGAAATGAGACTTAAAACATATAACAATGAAAAAATTTATTTTGCCTATTGGTTCAATAAAATCAAAGAGTGCCAGGATAATTACCTAAAAAAAGCAAAAGCTTCTCATCTGCCAAAAAACTTTAATCCTGATTTTCACCAAGCGATGAAATCAAAAACCTATGATGTTGCATTTGCTCATAATGACCCCTTCTGGAAAAACGCAAAAACTCTCTACGATAACTATATAGCCAATTTCAATCTAAGCGGGCAACCACGTATTCCCAAAATTATTCATCAAATTTGGGTTGGTAGCCCATTGCCAGAAAAATACAAATCCCTTATCGAAACTTGGAAAAAGAACCATCCAGACTGGGTACATATTTTATGGACCGATAAAGCATTAGACGCCTTAGGCCTCATCAACAAAAAACAATACGATGCAGCAACCAATATGGGCGAAAAATCAGACATAGCCAGATATGAATTACTCTATCGTTTTGGTGGACTTTATGTTGATACGGATTTTGAATGCTTAAAATCTTTTGATGTATTCAATCATAGTTGTAGCTTTTATACTGGCCTAGCCCCTGATAAAGAATTGGTAGTCTATGTAGCCCTCATTGGCGCAACTCCCGGACATCCCATATTAAAAAAATGCGTCGAACGCATAAGCACTATAAGGTCAAATTGCACCCATCCGGATGATATATTACAAAATACAGGGCCTTATTTCTTGACGCGCTGCATAGCAGAATGTCTTGATGTAACTGCACATGACACCGTACTATTTCCTATTTCTTATTTTTATCCTTGGCCAAACTATAGCAGTCAACAAAAATCAAGACCTGAAATTGAAAGTTGGATCAAACCTGAATCATATGGCATTCACCATTGGCACGTCTCGTGGGCGAAATGGTAA